Within Chitinispirillum alkaliphilum, the genomic segment GGTCCGGGCTATGCTGAAGTTGCGACTAATATCAATGTAAAATTATTGCCTGTCGAGTGAGTCTTCGAAACTTGAAAGGCGATAATTTTACCTACCTTAGTGTAAAAGCAATTTGGGGCGTACTCGCCCAGCATGGCCCTGTTGTGCGTTGGTTTTGGTTGGGCTCCTTTTCCGACCCGCGCTCCCATAATTTTTCTTATTCCTTGATAGTAAAATGACTACTTTTGAATTCTAAACATTTCTTGGTCTATATTCAAACCTATTTCTTTCATTTGGACTTATTACATTTTTTAGCATTTCCTCGTCACATGCCCCAAACTTCCTAAAATTACTCCTACCTTGTCGTAAAGTAAGTCGGTTTGGTGCAGACTCATCATCAATCTGATCCAAGTCTAGTCCATCATCTTCCCAAAAACATATTGGACAGATTAGATAATTATTTCTTTCCGGCAATGAAATATAGTCACAGCATGGACACTGCTCTCTAGGAGTTGGATCTTCCGGTCCATACCACTTTGGCTTAGACGAAATTAGTTTTAGTAAAAGTTTAAACATATGATTCTAAGAGTATCTTTCAGTGGTTTTGCTTTTATCCGCGCGGGTCCTGTCTTTTTCCGCCCAACCGAAACTTGCGCAACCGGGTAGGTCAGAGGCGTTTCCGCCTCTTTCCCCCCTAAGAACCGTACATGATAGTTTCCACTCATACGGCTCAAGCACTTATAAGGCAGTTATTCCTCATTTCACCACCCGGACTCTTCGACAAAGCGCCCGTCCTTATTTGAATATAGTTTCTTCTTTTTACGGTTGACAAAATATTCATTCCAGGCCGGGTCGTAGGGATTTGCATCGGTTCGTACTTTTACGTGACGGACAATGTGCGTCCATCCCGCCTTGTTCAAATCCCTGTATTCTTTTCTCCCGTCATTGTGTTTCTTAACTGCGAAGAAAGACCATCGGATAGTTCGGTGGGACCGAAAGTAGTTCTTCTTGAGCCACATACGTCCCTTATTCGGATGCCGTCTGTGGAGCCACCTTCTGATTTCGAAGTGTAGCCAAGTGTCAAACCATGAAAATGCTTTGGAAGAACAGGCGTGACGGTGATAGTTACACCACCCCTGTATCATCTGGTTTAGACGGCGAATCATCGACCAGTTATCCATCACACAGAGAGCTTTGAGTGTTTGCCGTACCGCAGTCTGCAATCCCTGCACTGATTTGCGGGTGGGTGTCGTTAAGACTTGACCGTTTTTATACTTTCTTACGTGCTGCCCAAGAAAGTCAAAACCCTCTTTGATATTTGTAATGTGTGTCTTCTCTTCTGAAAGTGATAACCCTCGTTCTGCAAGAAATGTCTTAATGGCTGGAAGAATTCTCTGTTCGAGAACTTCCCGTGATCTTGACGTTACAATAAAGTCATCGGCATACCTTATCACGGTAACACCTCTGCGATTCTTTGTACCGGGTACGTACCACGGGGCAGCTTTTCGTGCCGCGTTTTCTAAGCCATCAAGGGTCATGTTCATGATTACCGGAGAGATTATTCCTCCTTGTGGAGTACCTTTCAGTGTAGGGAAGAGTTCGCCTTTGTCCAGAAATCCGGCGTTGAGCCATTGTCCAAGTATTTTCTTGTCAACTGGAATGTTTTCAAGAATCCACTGGTGGGAAATGTTATCAAAGCATCCAGCTATGTCGGCCTCCAGTACCCATTCGGGGCTGGTGGTTTGGCAGAATCGATCAAAACAGTGCCGTATTGCATCAGCACAGCAGCGTCCTTGCCGGAAACCA encodes:
- a CDS encoding RNA-directed DNA polymerase, with translation MGTVPWMVYAPTRRKEHWILPDNLDWKTVQQKVRRLQERIAKAVKLKKHRKVKSLQWLLTHSFHAKLLAVKRVTSNKGKSTPGVDGVILKTSRQKMEAVKRLHRRGYKASPLRRVYIPKKSGKHRPLGIPTMHDRAMQALYASALTPVAETLGDPYSYGFRQGRCCADAIRHCFDRFCQTTSPEWVLEADIAGCFDNISHQWILENIPVDKKILGQWLNAGFLDKGELFPTLKGTPQGGIISPVIMNMTLDGLENAARKAAPWYVPGTKNRRGVTVIRYADDFIVTSRSREVLEQRILPAIKTFLAERGLSLSEEKTHITNIKEGFDFLGQHVRKYKNGQVLTTPTRKSVQGLQTAVRQTLKALCVMDNWSMIRRLNQMIQGWCNYHRHACSSKAFSWFDTWLHFEIRRWLHRRHPNKGRMWLKKNYFRSHRTIRWSFFAVKKHNDGRKEYRDLNKAGWTHIVRHVKVRTDANPYDPAWNEYFVNRKKKKLYSNKDGRFVEESGW